In the genome of Symbiobacterium terraclitae, the window AGTTCATCGTGGACGACGGCCTGCTCATCGACAAGGACGGCAAGATCCGCGCGGGCACCAGCGCCAAGCGGGAGGACAACAAAATGGCCGCGGTGCGGCGGGCCATCTTCCTCAACGAGGACCACCGGGAGGAGGTCCGCACGGCGCTCTGGTCGCTGAAGCCCAAGCGGGTTCTGGTTCTGGGCACCTCTGACGACATGATCGTCCGGATCTGCGAGGCGCTGGACCTGCCCCACCCCGACCGCACGATCCGGATCGAGGAGATCGCCACGCCGGCGCAGATCCGCCTGGCGCAGCGGAAGCGGCACCACGAGGGCAAGCACGTGATTCCCGCACCGACGTTCGAGGTGAAGAAGACCTTCTCGGGATACATGGTCGACCCGCTGCGCTACTTCTTCAAGCGTGACCACGGGCTCGACCCGGTGACCCTGGAGAAGTCGGTGGTCCGGCCGACCTTCTCCAGCCTGGGCAGATTCTTCATCGCGGACACGGTCATCGCCGCCATCGCCACCCGGTCGGCCGAGTCCGTCCCGGGCATCGGCAAGGTGGGCAAGGTCGTGGTGGAGAGCCGCCGTGAGGGCGTCCTGGTGGACATGGAGGTCCTCCCGCGCTACGGCTTCCAGGTGTTCGAGGTCCTGAAAGCGGCGCAGCGGGCCGTGGCGGACCAGATCGCCTACATGACCGAACTCAACGTGCTCGAGGTGAACGTGGAGGCCCGGCGCCTCCTGGTGGAATAAGCAAGAGCCCCCTCGCAGGCCCGTCCGGGGACCGTGCAGGGGGCTCTCTACTTGGGCGGAGTATCCTTCTCGACCTTCCGGGGAGGGGCGGGCCAACTCTGCCGCCCCGGCGAGACCGCCTCGTCCTGTTCCGGCGGCACGGGCCAGACGCGTGCCAGCACGGCCAGCAGGCTGGTCAGGTTTCCCTGGAAGGTGAGGGTGCCGTGGCTCTCGCCAGGCATGCCGCTGATGACGTTGAGCATGAGGGCCACGTCCATGCCGTCCAGGTTGCCCTCAGCCTGCACGTCGCTCTCCAGCAGGTTGATGGGGGTCTCACAGATCCGCATCTTTCGCTTTCGGCAGGCGTTCAGCAGCGCGTCCTTTCCCTCGAGCACCGGTCTCCCTCCTCGCCGGATCATTAGGATGTCATTATAACGACTCTTACACCAGGATAACAGCCTTGTACCAGTAGGAATGTGTTGGTACAATGTACGCAGCGTGCTGAACCGCGGAGCGGATCAGCACGCTTTAGTATAACCGCACCAATCCGGTGCCGGGGCGGCATGTACGCTCCGGCACCGGGGGATGAACGCAGCAGGCAGCACGGGGAGGGGGTGGGGAGGGGGCGAGAGCCCCCTCCCCACTTGGAATCAAACGGCATGTACGCCCCGACACCG includes:
- a CDS encoding Asp23/Gls24 family envelope stress response protein, giving the protein MEVVALVGPAGSGKSHRAQIVAYQNQCEFIVDDGLLIDKDGKIRAGTSAKREDNKMAAVRRAIFLNEDHREEVRTALWSLKPKRVLVLGTSDDMIVRICEALDLPHPDRTIRIEEIATPAQIRLAQRKRHHEGKHVIPAPTFEVKKTFSGYMVDPLRYFFKRDHGLDPVTLEKSVVRPTFSSLGRFFIADTVIAAIATRSAESVPGIGKVGKVVVESRREGVLVDMEVLPRYGFQVFEVLKAAQRAVADQIAYMTELNVLEVNVEARRLLVE